One genomic window of Synergistetes bacterium HGW-Synergistetes-1 includes the following:
- a CDS encoding thiamine biosynthesis protein ApbE — MNIKVNPSRSIVYLAVAAVTVMFFISLYVGITGWRTPIKAQRESYRLGTIVRITLYGDDSEKLNDALDLSMKEIERLENLLSVNIPSSDISLVNRASGKYPVKVSEETGFLLERALGWSERTEGAFDPTVGKIVKLWGIGTESAAIPSPEQLKQAVELTNFRKVFVVHKAEGTFVQTAKGQRIDLGGIAKGYVTDKVRDLLINEGVSSALIDLGGNIAVLGSSPKPGKWKLGLQHPFMPRGEYFGIAEVSDVSVVTSGPYERYFESGGVRYHHIFNPATGYPAQSDLASVTIISEESTDADALSTALFVMGFERGIALLRELKNIEAVLVTKKPEGTKVCVTKGLSEAFILKDPDMKIEPAAR, encoded by the coding sequence ATGAACATTAAAGTTAATCCCTCAAGATCCATAGTTTATCTTGCAGTTGCCGCAGTAACAGTTATGTTCTTCATTTCCCTGTATGTGGGCATTACAGGCTGGCGAACTCCAATAAAGGCCCAGAGGGAATCATACCGCCTGGGTACTATCGTGAGGATCACTCTATATGGGGATGACAGTGAAAAGCTGAACGATGCTCTCGACTTGTCGATGAAAGAAATAGAAAGGCTTGAAAATCTTCTGTCGGTCAACATCCCCTCATCGGACATATCACTTGTGAACAGAGCATCAGGAAAATATCCGGTCAAAGTATCAGAAGAGACAGGCTTTCTTCTGGAAAGGGCGCTTGGATGGTCAGAACGGACAGAGGGAGCCTTTGACCCCACTGTCGGAAAAATCGTCAAGCTCTGGGGCATTGGAACTGAGAGTGCAGCCATACCTAGTCCTGAACAGCTGAAGCAAGCTGTGGAACTCACAAATTTCAGAAAAGTCTTTGTTGTGCATAAAGCGGAAGGGACTTTCGTACAAACGGCAAAAGGACAGAGGATAGATCTCGGGGGAATAGCAAAGGGATATGTGACAGATAAAGTAAGGGACCTGCTTATAAACGAGGGTGTCTCGTCAGCCCTTATTGACCTCGGAGGGAACATAGCAGTTTTGGGGAGCTCTCCGAAACCTGGAAAGTGGAAGCTTGGGCTCCAGCATCCATTCATGCCCAGAGGAGAATATTTCGGCATTGCGGAAGTGTCGGATGTTTCTGTTGTGACATCAGGACCATATGAGAGATATTTTGAATCCGGCGGAGTTAGATATCACCATATTTTCAACCCGGCAACCGGGTATCCAGCTCAGTCAGACCTGGCCTCTGTGACTATAATAAGCGAAGAATCGACGGATGCAGATGCACTTAGTACTGCACTCTTTGTTATGGGTTTTGAAAGGGGTATCGCTCTATTGAGGGAATTGAAAAATATTGAAGCGGTCCTCGTAACAAAAAAACCTGAAGGAACTAAAGTATGTGTGACTAAAGGTCTCAGTGAAGCCTTTATACTGAAAGATCCTGATATGAAAATAGAGCCGGCGGCCCGGTGA
- a CDS encoding SAM-dependent methyltransferase, whose translation MSNQCWGPEDYKKGADFVPLFGRPVIELLDPKKEEKILDLGCGDGALTKELADMGCDVLGVDSSHEMVEAARSLGLKAEVIDGEHLHFKEEFDAVMSNAALHWMNDQYAVVRGVWRALKPGGRFAAECGGEGCIRVLREGMKIALIKRGIDYRARNPWKFPELGEFSKILDNQGFKVAYIARIDRPTPLKNGLRCWLEVFANRHTEGFSQEEKELFYKEVEDYCQPLLYTEENGWVADYVRLRFLALKPQVSE comes from the coding sequence ATGTCAAATCAATGCTGGGGCCCCGAAGATTACAAAAAAGGGGCAGATTTTGTTCCTCTCTTTGGAAGACCGGTTATCGAGCTGCTTGACCCAAAAAAGGAAGAAAAGATCCTTGACCTCGGATGCGGAGACGGCGCTCTGACCAAAGAACTGGCTGACATGGGATGTGATGTTCTCGGTGTCGACTCAAGCCACGAAATGGTAGAAGCCGCAAGATCTCTCGGATTGAAGGCTGAAGTTATTGACGGAGAGCATCTGCATTTCAAGGAAGAGTTCGATGCTGTGATGAGCAACGCAGCCCTTCATTGGATGAATGACCAGTATGCTGTAGTGAGGGGCGTATGGAGAGCTCTCAAACCCGGCGGACGCTTTGCTGCAGAGTGCGGGGGCGAAGGCTGTATCAGGGTGCTCCGGGAAGGAATGAAAATAGCTTTGATTAAGCGCGGGATCGACTACAGGGCCCGGAATCCCTGGAAGTTTCCTGAACTGGGAGAGTTTTCAAAAATCTTGGACAACCAGGGCTTCAAGGTCGCCTACATTGCCAGGATAGACAGGCCCACGCCTCTCAAAAACGGTCTCCGATGCTGGCTCGAGGTATTCGCCAACCGCCACACTGAGGGTTTTTCACAAGAAGAAAAGGAACTCTTTTACAAGGAGGTCGAAGATTACTGCCAACCTCTGCTATACACAGAAGAAAACGGGTGGGTCGCTGACTACGTCAGGCTGCGATTCCTGGCACTAAAACCACAGGTATCGGAATAA
- a CDS encoding heptaprenyl diphosphate synthase, which translates to MKLKNIIITGSLAAFALVFNMFEGSLPMPLPGIKLGAANVFSLLALVLLGVKEAFAVTLIRVFLAWVMTGNWFALLCSLAGGLMSASVMSFIYLKFRDDFSLPWISIAGAWAFNVAQVSVVALVVNDIRVLLYIVPLLAAGTAAGWAVGWLALLLCKRVGSLTDINS; encoded by the coding sequence ATGAAGCTAAAAAACATTATCATAACGGGTTCGCTTGCTGCATTTGCCTTGGTCTTCAACATGTTCGAGGGAAGTCTTCCTATGCCGCTTCCGGGAATAAAGCTTGGCGCTGCGAATGTCTTCTCCCTTTTGGCGCTGGTCCTTTTAGGCGTAAAAGAGGCTTTTGCCGTTACCCTTATCAGGGTATTCCTTGCCTGGGTAATGACAGGAAATTGGTTCGCACTCCTTTGCAGCCTGGCTGGAGGTCTGATGTCGGCATCGGTCATGTCCTTTATATACTTAAAATTCAGGGATGACTTCAGCCTGCCATGGATAAGTATCGCGGGTGCCTGGGCCTTCAATGTGGCACAGGTTTCAGTTGTTGCCCTTGTAGTGAATGATATCAGGGTGCTTCTCTACATAGTGCCGCTTTTGGCTGCGGGTACAGCGGCAGGATGGGCGGTTGGCTGGCTTGCTCTTCTTCTGTGCAAAAGAGTCGGATCACTGACAGATATAAATTCCTGA
- a CDS encoding NusG domain II-containing protein — protein sequence MGMKRGDRGMLKILMVILVASSIVWGIRFMTAAPDVMNVEIIQDGKLLQRVLLKKGDQAKDFIIEYKGGYNRLRTEDGRIIVIEANCPDRDCVKRGWLKKPGDSAVCLPHRLVIRLTGESEVDGVTY from the coding sequence ATGGGAATGAAGCGCGGAGACAGGGGCATGCTGAAGATCCTTATGGTGATACTTGTGGCTTCAAGTATTGTGTGGGGCATCAGATTTATGACTGCAGCACCTGATGTAATGAATGTGGAAATAATACAGGATGGTAAGCTTTTACAGAGAGTATTGCTCAAAAAGGGGGACCAAGCCAAGGATTTTATTATAGAGTACAAGGGCGGTTACAACAGGTTGAGGACTGAGGATGGCAGGATAATCGTTATTGAGGCAAACTGTCCGGACAGGGACTGTGTTAAGCGGGGATGGCTGAAAAAGCCGGGAGATTCTGCTGTATGTCTGCCCCATAGGTTGGTGATCAGACTTACAGGAGAATCCGAAGTCGACGGAGTGACCTACTGA